Proteins found in one Microbacterium sp. LWS13-1.2 genomic segment:
- a CDS encoding Ig-like domain-containing protein, translated as MRSSAWLRARPRALASAGAVTAAAVTLTTLAFVYQGVPTTEVDLHDGGVWVTKQSSLMVGHFNHESQVLDGGLRTTSDDYDILQSGGTVLLVDNAGSAVSVVDPGMVALAGAASVPGDAEVALGASTVAILDRASGDLWVLPAESAGTFQIEGADPVVNVGKGADVTVGVDGVVHAVSSDSSELVTVRLAADETPEEPIRSALPGLDDKAELSVTAVGDKPVVLDAATGTVIVDGRATVVDGGRNAVLQQPSASADAVSLSTASTFVRVPFDGSEPTTVEAGGEGAPAEPVWLDGCGYAAWTGSGRFVRDCAGDGDDLAVDIDGIEPTSLLKFRVNRDVVVLNDVVGGATWMAVEDLQRVDNWDEITPPEGETEDDEQTTEETTETVLPERSEINTPPDANDDDLGVRPGRTTILPLLDNDSDPDGDVLTTRVLDGGPSVGDVQSIDNGRALQIAVPEDASGTTSFSYEVSDGRGGTDTAKVSLAVHGWDVNAPPTQKRVTTVAVEAGGTITYNVLPDWIDPDGDDVFLSSVVPAQGDEADFTSDGRITYRAVGGTQGRKDVEISVSDGSDATAGTVRFDVRPVGSIDPVTNADYVAVRAGQTATVSPLANDVGAGREPLRLARVDPVAGADTVPDYANKTFTFHSATPGTYYVQYLVAAGAAGIPGIVRVDVIPEGETDLPPVAVRDVALLPSGGEVLVNVLTNDSDPSGGILVVQSVTVEPNSGIAVAVLNHETLRISDQAALSEQVRISYRISNGSQSAEGDVIVIPIPAPAQLRPPVANDDQVVVRAGDVVTIPVLENDYHPNGDAIHVAPDLVPPLVEPEDGEVFVSQDTVRFRASEKPGTVYATYEAVDSTGQKDAGYITIQVLPVNEETNAAPRPHDLTARVLGGSRVRVAVPLDGIDADGDSVELVGLASSPGKGRVVETGPDYLVYEAFDDTAGVDTFTYRVRDRLGAEATASIRVGIAPPEGVNQAPYAVKDSVLMRPGRSVAVPVLANDSDPDGDRFGIVEDGIILPSGTGVKAKVEGNRVVVTSPSEPIETSLQYTIRDARGAEAKAVLQITVAEDVPLQKPIARDDYVRAADVEDGVVDLEVLANDEDPDGTVDDLELEVADADSRVLSDGTVRITLGDADRLVTYTITDRDGNSASAFIHIPALSSLPPTLVSAEPIEVKSGETVELPLSEHVRSADGGKVVITEAAKVTAAHADGSSLIKDQTTLVYTSAGGYFGPDAITFEVTDGTGPDDPEGRKATLTLPITVLPPENQQPVFVNGQMDVAPGEDATTLDLGGLTTDPDPEDAERLEYEIVGGSPDGMTASIEGDELRVSAAAETKKGTAATIRVRIDDGTTEPIEGVVNVRVIASTRELPTANDDIVPEAHQGKTVTVPVLSNDVSPFPDKPLKVTTAILETGQGDVDVAGDEVRVTPDAKFFGTMVVRYRVQDATGDPDREVEGRIRLTVQGKPDAPGTPTVSSVQDRTVVLSWTPPANNGAEIERYLVSSTAGNYEKECLATTCTLDGLTNNVEYNFTVVAENRVGPSDASAPSETARPDARPDTPAAPTLTFGDKSLAVSWVTPTTPGSPVQNYTLEISPAPPSGIGQKTDVTGNSLTWDGLQNGVAYQVRVQAHNLAPEPSSWSPWSVTEIPAKAPEAPAAPSVNRLDPVGDQAQLEVVWGAPVDNGDAISGYELQVMQGSSVVRTVTGIPGSQLRQALNVTTSTSDYTFRVRASNKAGWSAWGAASAPRRAFGVPGVPTGVSLSTPSGNSAVVVAYGNAPGNGASAAELAYEYSLNGGNWAAMPGNKTIAGLSNGTTYTIRVRAFTSMDGVRYTGEPSAASNGAIPYGPVRTPAASASRSGTSITFGWSLPATNGRAIDRLETSIDGGNWVNRGAQNGSQTINYGYSETHTIRVRAIDVEGQVSAIDSASATTVAPPQPRAWTSRGSSAAGMPGCDSASCSYFVFNVENWVPGTYTLSCNDSEGRWSSNSYQVGANDSVRLSCYSGYSGAKWVSYSGPGGSGNAESTAW; from the coding sequence ATGAGGTCCTCCGCATGGTTGCGCGCTCGTCCGCGTGCGCTCGCATCGGCGGGTGCGGTCACGGCCGCGGCCGTCACCCTCACGACGCTGGCCTTCGTGTACCAGGGCGTCCCGACCACCGAGGTCGACCTCCATGACGGCGGCGTCTGGGTCACGAAGCAGTCGAGCCTCATGGTCGGCCATTTCAACCACGAGTCGCAGGTGCTCGACGGCGGTCTGCGGACGACGAGCGATGACTACGACATCCTCCAGTCCGGCGGCACGGTCCTCCTCGTCGACAACGCCGGCTCCGCGGTCAGCGTTGTCGACCCCGGCATGGTCGCGCTCGCAGGCGCGGCGAGCGTCCCGGGCGACGCGGAAGTCGCGCTCGGTGCCTCGACCGTCGCGATCCTCGACCGCGCGTCGGGCGATCTGTGGGTGCTGCCCGCCGAAAGCGCCGGCACCTTCCAGATCGAGGGCGCCGACCCGGTCGTCAACGTCGGAAAGGGCGCGGATGTCACGGTCGGCGTCGACGGCGTGGTCCACGCGGTCTCGTCCGACAGCTCCGAACTCGTCACCGTGCGGCTTGCGGCCGACGAGACGCCGGAGGAGCCGATCCGCAGCGCGCTGCCGGGTCTCGACGACAAGGCCGAGCTGTCGGTCACCGCGGTGGGCGACAAGCCGGTCGTGCTCGACGCCGCCACCGGCACCGTCATCGTGGACGGCCGCGCGACGGTCGTCGACGGCGGACGCAACGCGGTCCTGCAGCAGCCCTCCGCGTCGGCGGACGCGGTGTCGCTCTCGACAGCGTCGACGTTCGTGCGGGTGCCGTTCGACGGCTCCGAGCCCACGACGGTGGAGGCCGGGGGCGAGGGTGCCCCCGCAGAGCCGGTCTGGCTAGACGGCTGCGGCTACGCCGCCTGGACCGGGTCGGGCCGGTTCGTGCGCGACTGCGCGGGCGACGGCGACGACCTCGCGGTCGACATCGACGGCATCGAGCCGACGTCGCTCTTGAAGTTCCGCGTCAACCGCGACGTCGTGGTGCTCAACGACGTCGTCGGCGGCGCCACGTGGATGGCCGTCGAAGACCTGCAGCGCGTCGACAACTGGGACGAGATCACCCCTCCCGAAGGCGAGACCGAGGACGACGAGCAGACCACCGAGGAGACCACCGAGACCGTCCTGCCGGAGCGGTCCGAGATCAACACGCCGCCCGACGCCAACGACGACGACCTCGGCGTCCGTCCGGGCCGCACCACCATCCTTCCCCTCCTGGACAACGACAGCGATCCCGATGGGGACGTGCTGACGACGCGGGTGCTCGACGGGGGTCCGTCGGTCGGCGACGTGCAGTCGATCGACAACGGCCGTGCGCTGCAGATCGCGGTGCCCGAGGACGCCTCGGGCACGACCTCTTTCAGCTATGAGGTGTCCGACGGCCGCGGCGGCACCGACACCGCGAAGGTGTCGCTCGCGGTGCACGGCTGGGACGTCAACGCGCCACCGACGCAGAAGCGCGTCACGACCGTCGCGGTCGAGGCCGGCGGAACCATCACCTACAACGTGCTGCCCGACTGGATCGACCCCGACGGTGACGACGTGTTCCTGAGCTCGGTCGTGCCGGCGCAGGGCGATGAGGCGGACTTCACCTCGGACGGGCGCATCACCTACCGCGCGGTGGGTGGCACGCAGGGCCGCAAGGATGTCGAGATCTCGGTCTCCGACGGCTCCGATGCGACCGCAGGCACGGTGCGCTTCGACGTGCGGCCGGTCGGTTCGATCGATCCGGTCACGAACGCCGACTACGTCGCGGTGCGCGCGGGACAGACCGCCACGGTCTCGCCGCTGGCCAACGATGTCGGCGCGGGTCGCGAACCACTGCGACTGGCACGGGTCGATCCCGTGGCAGGGGCGGACACCGTGCCCGACTACGCGAACAAGACCTTCACGTTTCACTCCGCCACGCCCGGCACGTACTACGTGCAGTACCTGGTCGCCGCGGGTGCCGCCGGCATCCCCGGTATCGTTCGGGTCGACGTGATCCCCGAGGGCGAGACCGACCTGCCCCCGGTCGCGGTGCGCGACGTGGCGCTCCTGCCGAGCGGCGGTGAGGTGCTGGTCAACGTGCTGACCAACGATTCCGATCCCTCCGGCGGCATCCTCGTCGTGCAGTCCGTCACGGTCGAGCCGAACTCCGGCATCGCGGTGGCCGTGCTGAACCACGAGACGCTCCGCATCAGCGACCAGGCCGCCCTCTCGGAGCAGGTGCGCATCTCGTACCGCATCTCGAACGGCTCGCAGTCGGCCGAGGGGGATGTCATCGTCATTCCGATCCCGGCTCCCGCGCAGCTGCGCCCGCCCGTCGCGAACGACGACCAGGTCGTGGTGCGCGCCGGCGATGTGGTGACGATCCCGGTGCTGGAGAACGACTACCACCCCAACGGCGACGCCATCCACGTCGCCCCCGACCTGGTCCCGCCGCTGGTCGAGCCCGAGGACGGCGAGGTCTTCGTGTCGCAGGACACCGTGCGCTTCCGGGCGTCCGAGAAGCCGGGGACCGTCTACGCGACCTATGAAGCGGTGGACAGCACCGGCCAGAAGGACGCCGGCTACATCACGATCCAGGTGCTGCCGGTCAACGAAGAGACGAACGCCGCCCCGCGCCCGCACGACCTCACGGCGCGCGTGCTGGGTGGCAGTCGTGTCCGTGTCGCGGTGCCGCTGGACGGCATCGACGCGGACGGCGACTCGGTCGAGCTGGTCGGCCTCGCGTCGTCGCCCGGCAAGGGTCGCGTCGTGGAGACGGGCCCGGACTACCTCGTCTACGAGGCGTTCGATGACACCGCCGGCGTGGACACCTTCACGTACCGCGTGCGGGACCGTCTGGGCGCCGAGGCCACGGCGAGCATCCGGGTCGGGATCGCGCCGCCCGAGGGCGTCAACCAGGCACCGTATGCCGTCAAGGACTCCGTGCTGATGCGGCCCGGCCGCTCGGTGGCCGTGCCGGTGCTCGCGAACGACTCCGACCCCGACGGGGACAGATTCGGGATCGTCGAGGACGGCATCATCCTGCCCAGCGGGACGGGTGTGAAGGCCAAGGTCGAAGGCAACCGCGTCGTCGTGACCTCTCCGTCGGAGCCGATCGAGACGTCGCTGCAGTACACGATCCGCGATGCGCGCGGTGCGGAGGCGAAGGCCGTGCTGCAGATCACGGTGGCCGAGGACGTGCCGCTGCAGAAGCCGATCGCCCGCGACGACTACGTGCGCGCCGCCGACGTGGAAGACGGCGTCGTCGATCTCGAGGTGCTCGCCAACGACGAGGACCCCGACGGCACGGTCGACGACCTCGAGCTGGAGGTCGCCGACGCGGACTCGCGTGTGCTTTCGGACGGCACCGTGCGCATCACGCTCGGCGACGCCGACCGCCTCGTCACGTACACGATCACCGACCGCGACGGGAACTCGGCATCCGCCTTCATCCACATTCCCGCGCTCTCGTCGCTGCCGCCGACGCTGGTGTCTGCCGAGCCGATCGAGGTCAAGAGCGGCGAGACCGTGGAGCTGCCGCTCTCGGAGCACGTCCGCTCTGCCGACGGGGGCAAGGTCGTCATCACCGAGGCGGCCAAGGTCACGGCGGCGCACGCCGACGGTTCGTCGCTGATCAAGGACCAGACCACCCTGGTCTACACGTCTGCCGGCGGGTACTTCGGGCCCGACGCGATCACGTTCGAGGTCACCGACGGCACCGGCCCCGACGATCCCGAAGGACGCAAGGCCACTCTGACCCTGCCGATCACCGTGCTGCCGCCCGAGAACCAGCAGCCGGTCTTCGTCAACGGGCAGATGGATGTCGCACCCGGCGAGGACGCCACAACGCTCGACCTGGGCGGTCTCACCACGGACCCCGACCCCGAGGATGCCGAGCGCCTCGAGTACGAGATCGTCGGCGGATCGCCCGACGGCATGACCGCGTCGATCGAGGGCGACGAGCTGCGCGTGAGCGCGGCGGCCGAGACCAAGAAGGGCACCGCGGCCACCATCCGCGTGCGCATCGACGACGGCACCACCGAGCCGATCGAGGGCGTGGTCAACGTCCGCGTCATCGCCTCGACCCGCGAGCTGCCGACAGCGAACGACGACATCGTCCCCGAGGCGCATCAGGGCAAGACCGTCACGGTGCCCGTGCTGAGCAACGATGTGAGCCCGTTCCCCGACAAGCCGCTGAAGGTCACGACGGCCATCCTCGAGACCGGTCAGGGCGACGTCGACGTCGCCGGCGACGAGGTGCGGGTCACGCCGGACGCGAAGTTCTTCGGCACGATGGTGGTGCGCTATCGGGTGCAGGACGCGACCGGTGACCCCGACCGCGAGGTCGAGGGCCGCATCCGGCTGACGGTGCAGGGCAAGCCCGACGCACCGGGCACGCCGACCGTCTCGAGCGTGCAGGACCGCACGGTGGTGCTGTCGTGGACGCCGCCGGCGAACAACGGCGCCGAGATAGAGCGCTACCTCGTCTCGTCGACCGCGGGCAACTACGAGAAGGAGTGCCTCGCGACGACCTGCACGCTCGACGGCCTGACGAACAACGTCGAGTACAACTTCACGGTCGTGGCCGAGAACCGCGTCGGCCCGTCCGACGCGTCGGCGCCGTCCGAGACCGCGCGTCCCGATGCGCGGCCCGACACTCCCGCAGCGCCCACGCTGACCTTCGGCGACAAGAGTCTCGCGGTCTCGTGGGTCACCCCGACCACGCCCGGTTCGCCGGTGCAGAACTACACGCTGGAGATCTCGCCGGCGCCGCCGTCGGGCATCGGTCAGAAGACCGACGTCACCGGCAACTCGCTCACGTGGGACGGGCTGCAGAACGGCGTCGCCTACCAGGTGCGGGTGCAGGCGCACAACCTGGCCCCCGAGCCCTCGAGCTGGAGCCCGTGGTCCGTGACGGAGATCCCCGCAAAGGCGCCCGAGGCGCCTGCGGCTCCGTCGGTGAACCGCCTCGACCCGGTGGGCGACCAGGCGCAGCTCGAAGTGGTGTGGGGCGCCCCGGTCGACAACGGCGACGCGATCTCGGGCTACGAGCTGCAGGTGATGCAGGGCTCGTCCGTCGTGCGTACGGTCACCGGCATCCCCGGCTCTCAGCTGCGGCAGGCGCTGAACGTGACGACGTCGACGAGCGACTACACGTTCCGTGTGCGCGCCTCGAACAAGGCGGGCTGGAGTGCGTGGGGCGCGGCCTCTGCACCGCGCCGCGCGTTCGGCGTGCCCGGCGTGCCGACGGGCGTATCGCTGTCGACTCCCAGCGGCAACAGCGCGGTCGTGGTCGCCTACGGCAACGCCCCGGGCAATGGCGCGAGTGCCGCGGAATTGGCGTACGAGTACTCGCTGAACGGCGGCAACTGGGCGGCGATGCCGGGGAACAAGACGATCGCCGGCCTGTCGAACGGGACCACCTACACGATCCGCGTGCGCGCCTTCACTTCGATGGACGGCGTGCGCTACACCGGCGAGCCGTCGGCGGCGTCGAACGGGGCCATCCCGTACGGTCCGGTGAGGACTCCGGCGGCGTCCGCCAGCCGAAGCGGCACGAGCATCACCTTCGGCTGGAGCCTGCCCGCCACGAACGGGCGAGCGATCGATCGACTCGAGACGAGCATCGACGGTGGGAACTGGGTCAACCGCGGGGCGCAGAACGGCAGCCAGACGATCAACTACGGGTACAGCGAGACCCACACGATCCGGGTGCGCGCCATCGACGTCGAGGGCCAGGTGTCGGCGATCGACAGCGCGTCGGCGACCACGGTCGCGCCGCCGCAGCCGCGTGCCTGGACCAGCCGTGGCTCCAGCGCCGCGGGAATGCCCGGCTGCGATTCGGCATCCTGTTCCTACTTCGTCTTCAACGTCGAGAACTGGGTGCCCGGTACCTACACCTTGAGCTGCAACGACTCCGAGGGCAGATGGAGCAGCAACTCCTACCAGGTGGGAGCGAACGACAGCGTGCGACTGAGCTGCTACTCGGGTTATTCCGGCGCGAAGTGGGTGAGCTACAGCGGACCGGGCGGATCCGGCAACGCCGAATCCACGGCCTGGTAG